One window of the Triticum dicoccoides isolate Atlit2015 ecotype Zavitan chromosome 3B, WEW_v2.0, whole genome shotgun sequence genome contains the following:
- the LOC119282664 gene encoding dnaJ homolog subfamily B member 1-like has product MGSVDYYEILNVDRSATDNDLRRAYRRLAMRWHPDKNPTGDKDCEAKFKDITQAYNVLSDASKRAVYDQYGEEGLKGPPQQPADDIFAEFFGSTPFTYCNNARGRQRPGWDGGGLGRPHGAGDQGVGAPPPPVETKLACTLEELYTGVTKNMKISRNVVDSSGRMKTESEVLSIEVKPGWKKGTKITFPGKGNQQWNQLPADLVFAIDERPHHMYRRDGKDLVTDVRLTLPEALGTVIVLPTLDGRELAVDVGGGQEEEATVVHPGYELVVPMEGMPIAREPGRRGSLRIRFDVIFPDRLKRDARLQIKRILEADAA; this is encoded by the exons ATGGGATCGGTGGACTACTACGAGATCCTGAATGTCGACCGGAGCGCGACCGACAACGATCTCCGCAGGGCCTACCGGCGGCTGGCCATGCGGTGGCACCCGGACAAGAACCCCACCGGCGACAAGGACTGCGAGGCCAAGtttaaggacatcacccaagcctacAAC GTTCTCAGCGACGCCAGTAAGAGGGCAGTGTACGACCAGTATGGGGAGGAGGGGCTCAAGGGCCCGCCACAGCAGCCCGCCGACGACATCTTCGCCGAGTTCTTCGGAAGCACGCCCTTCACATACTGCAATAACGCGCGCGGCAGACAGCGGCCGGGGTGGGACGGCGGCGGCTTGGGACGGCCTCACGGCGCCGGAGATCAGGGCGTCGGGGCGCCACCTCCGCCGGTGGAGACCAAACTGGCGTGCACGCTGGAGGAGCTCTACACGGGCGTCACCAAAAACATGAAGATCTCCAGGAATGTCGTCGACTCCAGCGG GAGGATGAAGACGGAGTCCGAGGTTCTATCGATCGAGGTGAAGCCGGGGTGGAAGAAGGGTACCAAGATCACGTTCCCTGGCAAGGGCAACCAGCAGTGGAACCAGCTCCCCGCCGACCTGGTGTTTGCCATCGACGAAAGGCCACACCACATGTACCGCCGCGACGGGAAGGACCTGGTCACGGATGTCCGTCTCACCCTCCCGGAGGCCCTGGGCACGGTGATCGTGCTCCCCACCCTCGACGGCCGGGAACTGGCGGTGGACGTGGGTGGCGGCCAGGAGGAGGAAGCCACCGTGGTTCACCCCGGCTATGAGCTCGTGGTGCCGATGGAGGGCATGCCCATCGCCCGCGAGCCCGGCCGTCGGGGAAGCCTTAGAATTCGATTTGATGTCATATTCCCGGACCGGCTCAAGCGCGATGCGCGCCTGCAGATCAAGCGAATCCTGGAGGCCGACGCCGCTTGA